A window of Longispora fulva contains these coding sequences:
- a CDS encoding alkaline phosphatase D family protein — protein MVDRRQVLAGGVALGAATTLGLATPALAADTVHPFGLGVASGDPLPDGVVLWTRLVADAGQLPARPVEVGWQIAEDERFRRVVQSGTATARPELAHSVHVEACGLRPGREYFYRFRAHGQLSPVGRTRTAPAPHADPRSLRLGVVNCQDFQNGYWPAYDGLATEDLDVVFHLGDYIYEYDAHSRFADRNHSPVATPGLDQLRTLEDYRGRHAQYKGDPALRAAHAAFAWVPTWDDHETENNYAGTTDEIDDTGARRQSPEEFARQRAAAYQAYYEHMPIRARLRPGSSELKIYRRFDFGRLARFHVLDTRQYRTDQPGGVPGDFGPEQIGRANTAGSLTGDEQELWLTQGLRSSSARWNVIAQQVMMSRTRFPNPTGVPPTIVNLDQWDGYAPQRDRLLRFLADARIANPVVLAGDIHSTWFSDLLADFDDPASPTVAVEFVATSVSSDFPVAFDGPIKAINPLVNPHVRYFDGLARGYLRCELDRDSWRTDVRVVESIETRRSPVRTSASFAVEAGRPGLHPA, from the coding sequence ATGGTGGACAGACGACAGGTACTCGCCGGCGGTGTCGCCCTGGGCGCGGCGACCACGCTCGGCCTCGCGACGCCGGCCCTCGCCGCGGACACGGTGCACCCGTTCGGGCTCGGCGTCGCCAGTGGCGACCCGCTGCCCGACGGGGTCGTGCTGTGGACCCGCCTGGTCGCCGACGCCGGCCAGCTTCCCGCCCGGCCGGTCGAGGTCGGCTGGCAGATCGCCGAGGACGAGCGGTTCCGGCGCGTCGTGCAGTCCGGGACGGCCACCGCCCGACCCGAGCTGGCGCACTCCGTGCACGTGGAGGCCTGCGGGCTGCGCCCCGGTCGGGAGTACTTCTACCGGTTCCGCGCCCACGGCCAGCTCAGCCCGGTCGGGCGGACCCGCACCGCCCCCGCCCCGCACGCCGACCCGCGCAGCCTGCGCCTGGGCGTCGTCAACTGCCAGGACTTCCAGAACGGGTACTGGCCGGCGTACGACGGGCTCGCCACCGAGGACCTCGACGTGGTGTTCCACCTGGGCGACTACATCTACGAGTACGACGCGCACAGCCGGTTCGCCGACCGCAACCACTCCCCCGTGGCCACGCCGGGGCTCGACCAGCTGCGCACCCTGGAGGACTACCGGGGGCGGCACGCGCAGTACAAGGGCGATCCGGCGTTGCGGGCCGCGCACGCGGCGTTCGCCTGGGTGCCGACGTGGGACGACCACGAGACCGAGAACAATTACGCCGGTACCACCGACGAGATCGACGACACGGGCGCGCGCCGGCAGTCCCCCGAGGAGTTCGCCCGGCAGCGCGCGGCGGCCTACCAGGCCTACTACGAGCACATGCCGATCCGCGCGCGGCTGCGCCCGGGCAGCTCCGAGCTGAAGATCTACCGGCGGTTCGACTTCGGCCGGCTGGCCAGGTTCCACGTGCTCGACACCCGGCAGTACCGCACCGACCAGCCCGGCGGCGTCCCCGGTGACTTCGGGCCGGAGCAGATCGGCCGGGCCAACACCGCCGGCTCGCTCACCGGCGACGAGCAGGAACTGTGGCTGACCCAGGGCCTGCGGTCGTCGTCCGCGCGGTGGAACGTCATCGCCCAGCAGGTCATGATGAGCCGGACCCGGTTCCCGAACCCGACCGGCGTGCCGCCGACGATCGTGAACCTCGACCAGTGGGACGGGTACGCCCCGCAGCGCGACCGGCTGCTGAGGTTCCTCGCCGACGCGCGGATCGCCAACCCGGTGGTCCTCGCCGGGGACATCCACTCGACGTGGTTCAGCGACCTGTTGGCCGACTTCGACGACCCCGCCTCGCCGACCGTGGCGGTGGAGTTCGTGGCCACGTCGGTCAGCTCGGACTTCCCTGTCGCGTTCGACGGCCCGATCAAGGCGATCAACCCGCTGGTCAACCCGCACGTCCGGTACTTCGACGGGCTCGCGCGCGGGTACCTGCGGTGCGAGCTGGACCGGGACTCGTGGCGTACCGATGTCCGGGTGGTGGAGTCGATCGAGACCCGGCGGTCGCCGGTGCGCACCAGCGCGTCGTTCGCGGTCGAGGCCGGCCGGCCGGGGCTGCACCCGGCGTAA